The sequence ACCCAGATCATCCGTCGTCACCTCCACCGATTGTCCTGCTACAAAATTGACTTTGCGGGCAAGCGCGGCGGGAATCCGAACAGCGAGGCTGTTGCCCCACTTCTGCACGGTCAAAGTAGCGGTTTTGCTCATGGTTGCTCCTTGGTTGTTGACAGGCTCAGTGTAAACAAAGCGGATGACGTGTCAACGTGTATATCCGTCTTGTGCATTGCTTAAAATAGGGGGTGGAACGACGCAATAACTGGCATGCCCTGCGCACTGGACACGCCATCTTCGTCACATCCGGCGTCAATGTGCCGGACTCTACTGATGGCGTTGTCCGCATGACGGCGCTATCACCGGCTCGCCTTACTCAAAAAATTTCCGAACAGCCGGCGGCGGTTGCTGTCCTCCTTCGGATCCGGTAGCGGCTTCACGGTCTCGTCCCCCAGCCTTCCTTGCAGGTCGGTAATCGCCAGCGACATCAGATTGGCGTGTGCCTTCACTTCTTCGAGGTCAGCCTGTTGACCTGTCGCACCTCGCCGGCCTTGTGCGCGGCTCAGCTGAACCTGTACTTGACCACTTCCTGACGGTGCGCCGGGATCGGCCTCTGCTTCCAGTTTGCTTACCGACTGTTCCAGCTT comes from Actimicrobium sp. CCC2.4 and encodes:
- a CDS encoding AbrB/MazE/SpoVT family DNA-binding domain-containing protein, whose amino-acid sequence is MSKTATLTVQKWGNSLAVRIPAALARKVNFVAGQSVEVTTDDLGVVVHRKGSPPMTLAQRLAAFDPEKHGGEAMAAGRLGAEVF